A window of the Hordeum vulgare subsp. vulgare chromosome 5H, MorexV3_pseudomolecules_assembly, whole genome shotgun sequence genome harbors these coding sequences:
- the LOC123396040 gene encoding tubulin-folding cofactor A, which produces MATLRNLKIKTSTCKRIVKELRSYEKEVEKEAAKTADMKEKGADTYDLKQQENVLAESRMMVPDCHKRLEAALTDLKATLAELKESNEQGTEIGEAEATITEVEAVYTPTEAED; this is translated from the exons ATGGCGACCCTGAGGAACCTGAAGATCAAGACGTCGACGTGCAAGAGGATCGTCAAGGAGCTGCGCTCCTAcgagaaggaggtggagaaggaggcggcCAAGACCGCCGACATGAAGGAGAAGGGCGCCGACACCTATGATCTCAAGCAGCAG GAAAATGTTTTGGCTGAGTCGAGGATGATGGTCCCGGACTGCCATAAGCGACTTGAAGCTGCACTGACCGACCTGAAAGCAACACTG GCGGAGTTGAAGGAGTCAAATGAACAAGGCACTGAGATCGGTGAGGCCGAGGCTACAATCACTGAAGTTGAAGCTGTCTACACGCCAACAGAAGCTGAAGATTAA